The DNA sequence AGCAATAGCGGAGATTCTTCCAAGAATATGACCCTTACTTACATTAACAAGTAAGCTAGCATGACGTGCAGCAACTAAAACGAATCCAAGATAAATTGCACCCAGTAAAATAGCTGCAAGAATAAAACCCATTGTTAGAGACAGTTTATTCTTTTTGCTAACATTTTGGAAGCTTAGAGGAACTTCGTCGTCATTAGGATGTTTTTCTTCAGCTACAAGTTGACGTAAAGAGATCAACACGATCGAGCAAAAGAAGAACGCGGCAAGCAAGTCCATCGTGTTAAAACCTTCAATGAATCCTGCTAGCCACGCTTGACTTCGATTTGGAATAAACTCATGAGTTATCTGGTGTGCAGGAATAAGAAAACCACGAAAAATTACCCATAGTAAGGTAGCCAGCATGATAGGGAAAAATACAGATCCTAACCACTGAATCAAACGACTAAGTTTGCAAGAAAAAACGTAGATAAGTACACAGCAAAGGGCACTAAAAATGGGAAGAGAAGGAATCAGAGTGTTTTTAGACTCAGAGAGCGAAGACAATGTGGCATGAGAGACGGCAATCGCTCGAGGGATCCCTCCAAAAGGGCCAATTAAGAGTAGAATAGTCACAATAAAAACCATACCTGGAATTCTTCCTATAGAAGAGAAGAATTTTTGGTAATCTCCAGAATAGAATAGCATGCTAACTAAACCTAAAAGAGGAACACACACAGCTGTAAGTAGCATACCAAAATAGGCAAGCCAAGGGTGAGCGTTATAATGATAACCCAAGGCTAAGGGAAATACAATATTGCCAGCTCCAAAGAACATAGCAAAAATAGATCCTCCAATAGACCAAATCGACCAATTTTTTGTATCATTGGTTTTGTGAAAGGTGTTTTTTTTCATCTTTTAAACAAAATAATTA is a window from the Chlamydia serpentis genome containing:
- the brnQ gene encoding branched-chain amino acid transport system II carrier protein encodes the protein MKKNTFHKTNDTKNWSIWSIGGSIFAMFFGAGNIVFPLALGYHYNAHPWLAYFGMLLTAVCVPLLGLVSMLFYSGDYQKFFSSIGRIPGMVFIVTILLLIGPFGGIPRAIAVSHATLSSLSESKNTLIPSLPIFSALCCVLIYVFSCKLSRLIQWLGSVFFPIMLATLLWVIFRGFLIPAHQITHEFIPNRSQAWLAGFIEGFNTMDLLAAFFFCSIVLISLRQLVAEEKHPNDDEVPLSFQNVSKKNKLSLTMGFILAAILLGAIYLGFVLVAARHASLLVNVSKGHILGRISAIALGPNSILTGVSVFIACLTTEIALVGIVADFIARVVSFKKLNYSIAVILTLIPTYLISILNFETISHLLLPLLQLSYPALIVLACGNIGDKLWNFRYSRVLFYLTLSLTIVLKLIN